A section of the Clostridium sp. TW13 genome encodes:
- a CDS encoding QueT transporter family protein, with the protein MELSNRISRTKKLTVSGIVIALYVVIMIVTQSFAFGAIQIRIATTLYALAYLCPFLVLPLGLSNVLSNLLLGGLGIFDIIGGGLVGIITSLLVYGIRKYKLNAYLMTLPIIFVPGLIVPIWLSILLNIPYIPLACSLCLGQVVPAVLGTFLVKALNTRIGE; encoded by the coding sequence ATGGAATTAAGCAACCGCATTTCAAGAACTAAAAAACTTACTGTATCCGGTATAGTTATTGCTTTATATGTTGTAATAATGATAGTAACTCAAAGCTTTGCTTTTGGTGCTATACAAATACGTATTGCTACAACCTTGTATGCTTTAGCTTATCTATGTCCCTTCTTAGTTTTGCCACTTGGTTTATCAAATGTCTTATCGAATTTATTATTAGGTGGCCTTGGTATTTTTGATATTATAGGTGGAGGACTAGTTGGGATAATAACCTCCCTATTAGTTTACGGAATTCGTAAGTATAAGCTAAATGCATATCTTATGACACTTCCTATAATCTTTGTTCCAGGACTTATAGTGCCTATATGGTTATCAATTTTATTAAATATACCTTACATACCACTAGCTTGTAGTCTTTGTTTAGGACAAGTGGTACCAGCTGTTTTAGGTACATTTTTAGTAAAAGCATTAAATACGAGAATAGGAGAATAA
- a CDS encoding N-acetylmuramoyl-L-alanine amidase family protein yields MRIRGKRIKIELKRFGISVSVICIALIGLIIMTFHGFHKQDNAAIATNNKVTIVNKVNSSNVTVKPKKSYIVCIDPGHGAYDKGTSSTDGIFEKDVVLKVGLKVGEILEKSGVEVVYTRKDDKTILGQKEKEDLAKRVQICHDSKADIFVAIHCNDYTDSSVKGLEVCCNFPKTKGEELAKDIENKLSDLHYTSDRKIRYKATNPIYVLRKNDCPASALVELGYLSNKGDCKYISSDSGQTKCAEAIASAILNYGDSIKK; encoded by the coding sequence ATGAGAATAAGAGGAAAAAGAATTAAAATTGAACTTAAAAGATTTGGCATTAGTGTTTCCGTAATATGCATTGCATTAATTGGACTTATTATAATGACATTTCACGGTTTTCACAAGCAAGATAATGCAGCAATAGCAACAAACAATAAGGTTACTATTGTAAACAAAGTTAATAGCAGTAATGTTACAGTTAAACCAAAGAAAAGTTATATTGTATGTATTGATCCAGGCCATGGTGCGTACGATAAAGGGACAAGCAGTACGGATGGTATTTTTGAAAAAGATGTAGTTCTTAAAGTTGGATTGAAAGTTGGCGAAATATTAGAGAAAAGTGGTGTGGAAGTAGTTTACACTCGCAAGGATGATAAAACAATTCTAGGTCAAAAGGAAAAGGAAGATTTAGCTAAAAGAGTACAAATTTGTCATGATAGTAAGGCAGACATTTTTGTAGCTATTCATTGTAATGACTATACTGATTCATCAGTTAAAGGGTTGGAAGTATGTTGTAATTTTCCTAAGACAAAGGGTGAAGAATTAGCAAAAGATATAGAAAATAAACTTAGTGATTTACACTATACTTCAGATCGTAAAATAAGATATAAAGCTACTAATCCTATATATGTACTTAGAAAAAATGATTGCCCTGCATCAGCTTTAGTAGAACTTGGTTATCTAAGCAATAAAGGTGATTGTAAATACATATCATCTGATAGTGGACAAACTAAATGTGCTGAGGCTATAGCTTCTGCTATTCTAAATTATGGTGATAGTATAAAAAAATAA
- the abc-f gene encoding ribosomal protection-like ABC-F family protein codes for MTVLLQCKNVNKEYGDTTILKDINIEVQLGEKIGIVGNNGVGKTTLANILTGNLEATSGEIIWYKSGIQIGYMQQATDYKDLKNTLSGGEKTKALLTQVLYSKCNMLILDEPTNHLDYEGVNWLIKRVKAFRGTVIIISHDRYFLDQCVTRIVEIESCTVASYKGNYSNYRDKKKKEYEDNLHLYFEQEKIKDKIRTQIEELKNWSGKAHREAAVKARISGNKKGGKQFNRAKAKKMDQQIKSRIKRLEKINIEGIEKPKEEAGVFFQIDEAKRVGSVIVEAKDVAKKFDEKILFKNTSFYIKPGEKIGLYGINGCGKSTLIKAILGEVSLDGELYVSQTKKIGYISQEVTGMQEELTILEIFDVRNREELGEIRTELNLMGFDSESLSKKIGCLSLGERMKLKLLLMIKEKCEVLILDEPTNHIDLHVREQLEEALNRYKGTIILVTHDRYMLEKICDKLLVFDKSKITRYEYGINEYLQNLNKKKVQKKANLSREQMEQSMILENRLAYVVGVLSETTPNTPEYEELDKQYKNLMELRNSGKMAKTN; via the coding sequence TTGACAGTTTTATTGCAATGTAAAAATGTAAATAAGGAATATGGAGATACAACCATATTAAAAGATATAAATATAGAGGTTCAATTAGGTGAAAAGATTGGTATTGTAGGTAATAATGGAGTTGGTAAAACTACTTTAGCTAACATTTTAACTGGAAATTTAGAAGCTACTTCTGGAGAAATAATTTGGTATAAATCCGGTATTCAAATCGGATATATGCAGCAAGCAACAGATTATAAAGATTTAAAAAACACCTTAAGTGGGGGTGAAAAAACAAAAGCTTTACTTACACAGGTATTATACAGTAAATGTAATATGTTGATACTGGATGAACCAACTAATCATTTGGATTATGAAGGTGTAAATTGGTTAATCAAAAGAGTAAAAGCTTTTAGGGGCACAGTTATAATAATTTCCCATGATAGATATTTTTTAGATCAATGCGTAACTAGAATAGTGGAAATAGAAAGCTGCACAGTCGCAAGCTATAAAGGAAACTATTCTAATTATAGAGACAAAAAGAAGAAAGAATATGAAGATAATCTTCATCTATATTTTGAACAAGAAAAGATAAAAGATAAAATAAGAACTCAAATAGAAGAATTAAAGAACTGGTCTGGTAAGGCTCATAGGGAGGCTGCAGTTAAGGCACGTATTTCCGGAAATAAAAAAGGCGGTAAGCAGTTTAATAGAGCTAAGGCTAAAAAAATGGATCAGCAAATTAAATCACGTATAAAAAGGCTGGAAAAGATAAATATAGAAGGAATCGAAAAACCAAAGGAAGAAGCCGGAGTATTTTTTCAAATTGATGAGGCTAAAAGGGTAGGATCAGTAATAGTTGAGGCAAAGGATGTTGCAAAAAAATTTGATGAAAAGATTCTATTTAAGAACACATCTTTCTATATAAAGCCTGGAGAAAAAATTGGATTATATGGCATCAATGGTTGTGGTAAATCAACTTTGATTAAGGCAATTCTAGGAGAAGTATCTCTTGATGGTGAGTTGTATGTAAGCCAAACAAAGAAAATAGGATATATAAGCCAAGAAGTTACTGGAATGCAAGAGGAACTTACTATTTTAGAAATCTTTGATGTAAGAAATAGAGAAGAATTAGGAGAGATAAGAACAGAATTAAATCTAATGGGTTTTGATTCTGAAAGTTTGTCTAAAAAAATAGGATGTTTAAGTCTTGGGGAAAGAATGAAACTTAAGTTGTTGCTTATGATAAAAGAAAAGTGTGAGGTATTGATTTTAGATGAGCCAACTAATCACATTGATCTTCATGTAAGGGAACAATTAGAGGAGGCATTAAATAGATATAAGGGAACAATCATCTTAGTAACTCATGATAGATATATGCTAGAAAAAATATGTGATAAGCTATTGGTATTTGACAAAAGTAAAATAACTCGTTATGAATATGGCATTAATGAGTATTTACAAAACTTAAACAAAAAGAAAGTTCAAAAAAAGGCAAATTTAAGTCGTGAGCAGATGGAACAAAGCATGATTTTAGAAAATAGACTTGCCTATGTAGTGGGAGTTCTTAGTGAAACTACACCGAATACTCCTGAGTACGAAGAACTTGACAAGCAATATAAAAATCTTATGGAGTTAAGAAATTCGGGTAAAATGGCTAAGACTAACTAA
- a CDS encoding AraC family transcriptional regulator, producing the protein MDYIDLIQKTIDYIDDNITKKISVEELANISGFSTYHYYRVFNSFVGMTVMEYVTRRKLQYSIFHLSKGEKILDIALNLGFGTHSGFTKAFRKAFGYPPNYYRMHAPEGFPNKINLTKLKENKVGGIVMEPKIINRDAFKIVGYKFDTTLRNNTHSRDIPAFWDKCDIEGKEAKLYETQKTVKHGEYGICINTNMNTDEFSYVLGVEVGDFSNALDEMYKVEVPTATYAVFMTPEVQEDDFVNSIKGTWTYILEEWFPNSGYEIDDSKLDFEFYNERCHPWEYNKVCMYIYIPIVKK; encoded by the coding sequence ATGGATTATATAGATTTAATTCAGAAAACTATAGACTATATTGATGATAATATAACAAAAAAGATTAGTGTGGAAGAACTTGCAAATATTTCTGGTTTCTCAACTTATCATTATTACAGAGTATTTAATAGTTTTGTAGGAATGACAGTTATGGAGTATGTAACTAGAAGAAAGTTACAATATAGTATTTTTCATTTAAGTAAAGGGGAAAAAATATTAGATATAGCATTAAATTTAGGTTTTGGAACTCATTCTGGTTTTACAAAAGCATTTAGAAAAGCTTTTGGATATCCTCCAAATTATTATAGAATGCACGCACCAGAAGGGTTTCCTAATAAGATTAATTTAACGAAATTGAAAGAGAATAAGGTTGGAGGGATAGTAATGGAACCTAAAATAATAAATAGAGATGCTTTCAAGATAGTTGGATATAAATTTGATACAACATTAAGAAATAATACTCATTCAAGAGATATTCCAGCTTTTTGGGACAAGTGTGATATTGAAGGCAAAGAAGCAAAATTATACGAAACTCAAAAAACAGTAAAGCATGGAGAGTATGGAATCTGCATAAACACTAATATGAATACAGATGAGTTTTCTTATGTACTGGGAGTAGAGGTTGGGGATTTCAGTAATGCATTAGATGAAATGTATAAGGTTGAAGTTCCAACAGCGACTTATGCAGTTTTTATGACGCCAGAAGTACAAGAGGATGATTTTGTTAATAGTATAAAAGGTACTTGGACATATATTTTAGAAGAATGGTTTCCTAATTCAGGATATGAAATTGATGATAGTAAGCTTGATTTTGAGTTTTATAATGAACGTTGTCATCCATGGGAATACAATAAAGTATGTATGTATATTTATATACCAATAGTTAAGAAGTGA
- a CDS encoding AraC family transcriptional regulator, with the protein MNINNLFVHINYCNMRQANEPWKYRPKITRTLDHHELLLVTGGNGYITIDNKIYNAKEGMLFYICSNIKQSIESDLKNPLYFISVHFSYVDVIFSDNKWDIRNETKGLPLNPIQEVRDCYQINYIFRKMVESWNEKLPDYEFVSKTLLQQLIFEIYRNKKRENHNYSVSLKIENIIKYMRENINAKITLNELSNSAQLSPTYLSRVFKDNTGYSIIEFFNKMKIDKAKELIIDGNKKVKEVANEVGFSDEFYFSRIFKKMEGISPTEFYSKNVHDV; encoded by the coding sequence ATGAACATAAACAACCTATTTGTTCACATAAATTATTGTAATATGAGACAGGCTAATGAGCCTTGGAAGTATAGACCAAAGATAACCAGAACTCTTGACCATCATGAGCTTCTTTTAGTTACGGGAGGAAATGGATATATAACAATTGATAATAAAATATATAATGCTAAAGAAGGTATGTTGTTTTACATATGTTCAAACATAAAACAATCAATCGAGTCTGATTTGAAAAATCCTCTATATTTTATATCTGTTCATTTTAGTTATGTAGATGTAATTTTCAGTGATAATAAGTGGGATATTAGAAATGAAACTAAAGGATTGCCGTTAAACCCAATCCAAGAAGTAAGAGATTGCTATCAAATAAACTACATATTTAGAAAGATGGTTGAGAGCTGGAATGAAAAACTTCCTGACTACGAGTTTGTTTCAAAAACCTTACTTCAACAATTGATTTTTGAAATTTATAGAAATAAAAAAAGAGAAAATCATAATTATTCTGTATCTCTAAAAATAGAAAATATCATTAAATATATGCGTGAAAATATAAATGCTAAAATAACCTTAAATGAATTATCAAATAGTGCACAATTATCGCCAACTTATTTATCAAGAGTATTTAAGGATAATACAGGATATTCTATAATAGAGTTTTTTAATAAAATGAAGATTGATAAAGCTAAGGAACTTATAATTGATGGTAATAAAAAAGTGAAGGAAGTAGCAAATGAAGTTGGATTTAGTGACGAATTTTATTTTAGCAGGATATTTAAAAAGATGGAAGGTATAAGTCCAACAGAATTTTATAGCAAGAATGTCCATGATGTTTAA
- the queC gene encoding 7-cyano-7-deazaguanine synthase QueC — translation MMSSIKNEDVLVVLSGGQDSTTCLFWAKQNFRNVTAIGFDYGQRHKLELECAKRICEEYDVNYEILDMTLLNKLTSNSLTRSDIEVKAAKKGDSTPNSFVEGRNLVFLNFAAIFAKTHNIRHIVTGVSQSDFSGYPDCRDTFIKSLNVTLNLAMNYEFVIHTPLMWLDKCDTWKLSDDLGVFDIIKNKTLTCYNGIVGDGCGTCPSCLLRAKGLEEFYKKYRQR, via the coding sequence ATAATGAGTAGTATAAAGAATGAAGATGTTTTAGTTGTATTAAGTGGAGGTCAAGATAGTACTACCTGCTTATTTTGGGCTAAACAGAATTTTAGAAATGTTACAGCTATAGGCTTCGATTATGGCCAAAGACATAAATTAGAATTAGAATGTGCCAAGAGGATTTGTGAAGAATATGATGTCAATTATGAAATCTTGGATATGACTTTATTAAATAAACTTACTTCAAACTCATTAACTAGAAGTGATATTGAAGTAAAGGCAGCTAAAAAAGGTGACTCTACTCCTAATAGTTTTGTTGAGGGAAGAAATTTAGTTTTTTTAAATTTTGCAGCAATTTTTGCTAAGACTCATAATATAAGACATATAGTCACTGGAGTTTCTCAAAGTGATTTTAGTGGATATCCGGATTGTAGAGATACTTTTATTAAATCCTTAAATGTAACATTAAATCTAGCAATGAACTATGAGTTTGTAATTCATACTCCACTTATGTGGTTAGATAAATGTGACACATGGAAGTTAAGTGATGACTTAGGAGTGTTTGATATAATAAAAAATAAAACATTAACTTGCTATAACGGCATAGTAGGGGATGGTTGTGGCACTTGCCCTTCATGTTTATTGAGAGCAAAAGGTTTAGAGGAATTTTATAAAAAATACAGACAAAGATAA
- the queF gene encoding preQ(1) synthase: MREDLELNLLGNQNVKYNFSYTPEVLESFDNKHPENDYFVKFNCPEFTSLCPITSQPDFATIYISYVPNLKMVESKSLKLYLFSFRNHGDFHEDCMNIIMKDLIKLMDPKYIEVWGKFTPRGGISIDPYCNYGKPGTRWEEVAFNRLANHDMYPEKVDNR; the protein is encoded by the coding sequence ATGAGGGAAGATTTAGAATTAAACTTATTAGGAAACCAAAATGTTAAATATAATTTTTCTTACACTCCTGAAGTGTTAGAAAGTTTTGATAACAAGCATCCTGAAAATGATTATTTTGTGAAATTTAATTGTCCAGAGTTCACAAGTTTGTGCCCAATAACTTCTCAACCAGATTTTGCAACAATCTATATTTCATATGTACCAAACTTGAAGATGGTGGAGAGTAAATCTTTAAAATTATATTTATTTAGTTTTAGAAATCATGGAGATTTTCATGAGGACTGTATGAATATAATAATGAAGGATTTAATAAAGCTTATGGACCCTAAATATATAGAGGTATGGGGAAAGTTCACTCCAAGAGGAGGAATTTCTATTGATCCATACTGTAACTATGGTAAGCCAGGTACAAGGTGGGAAGAGGTAGCTTTTAATAGACTTGCTAATCATGATATGTATCCAGAGAAGGTGGACAACAGATAA